A segment of the Oncorhynchus tshawytscha isolate Ot180627B linkage group LG06, Otsh_v2.0, whole genome shotgun sequence genome:
gcttctgcctaccactgctcagtcagatacttagatgcttgtatgctcagtcagattataagCAATGCaggctagataatatctagtaatattatcaaccatgtgtagttaactagtgattatgattgattgattgttttttataagatagtttaatgctagctagcaacttactttggcttactgcattcgggtaacaggcagtctccttgtggagtgcaacaagaggcaggtcgttattgcgttggacttgttaactgtaaggttgcaagattggatcccccgagctgacaaggtgaaaatctgtcgttctgcccctgaaggaggcagttaacctaccgttcctaggccgtcattgaaaataagaatgtgttcttaactgacttgcctagataaataaagattaaataaaggtgttaaaaataaaataaaaagtttaaaATCGGCAAAaccggtgtccaaaaataccgatttccgattgtcggccattccgattaattggtcaaCCTCTAGTACAGAGGGAACCAATGGAGAATTATTAATGGTAAGGAAGAGCCAGGGCCCAGACCAGAGCAGAATCATGCTATAAATGTGTTATTACCTTTACTATAATCTATTTAGGGAACTGATTTGGCACATATTTGGTGTGTTGGACTATACAGGAAAAAAAACATCTCTATTCCAAGACAATGCAGCTGGTGATGTAGGGCTAACATgtgatgtgtttgtgtgagagagacagagcgtgaAAGAGTGAACCCAGAATCACTGCCTCCCCAGTCTCCTCGGTATTGCTCACAACTCCAGCCCCTTTTTATTTAGTCTGTTGACCTGAATACCTTCTCCTGTCTCTTGTACTCACCGATTTATCACACTTTTGGATTTGGTGCATGGCCACGGTAGTGTCATCATAACAAGCCATTCATACTTCTTACAGCAGCATAGAAACACTCTCACAAAGCTCAATCAACTCACAGTACACAGGAATCAGGCCTTGCCAACATGGACATGGAGACAAATCCATTTCTCTAACAACTATACTGTAATTACCTGTCATGAGGCAGCTGGGAATGGAAATGCTGTCCTCAGCCTCTCTGCATGTTTCTGCTTGTCTGATGGTCAGTCTAATttatgactctctgactctctctctctatcagatgATGTGCGTCTCTTTGGCTTTGTGCGGATCACGACGGGTGACGCCATGAGCAAGCGCGCCAAGTTCACCCTCATCACCTGGATAGGGGAAAACGTGAGCGGCCTGCAGCGTGCCAAGATCAGCACTGACAAGACATTGGTGAAAGACATTGTCCAGGTTAGGGACTCTGTTCTCACACATACTCACATGATTCCTTTACAAATATCAAATATTGATGTTCTgttaaaatacagtacattaaatGGCAAATAAAGTATAAAAAATTACCTTCGTttgtcaattttttttaaaacactttttcTCTTAAATTCCTCCTCTGTTTGTCTCCTGCAGAACTTTGCCAAGGAGTTCATGATCAGTGATCCTCGTGAGCTGGAGGAGGACTACATTCGCACCGAGCTGAAGAAGGCGGGTGGGGCCAACTATGACGCccagggagagtagaggagagtccACCAGAGCGGGGCAGGAGTGCGGCTGCTACcttttgggggagggaggggtattCATGcctggatgagggagagagggggatatatatatacacacacacatgtacaaacacttacacacaggtacacacattaacacacagcaacacacacactctcacaaaaAAGCATGTTGAGACACACTCAGACATATATATGGCTATAGTCCTATCCTCAGCCCTCTCACCTGTACGGTCATGGATGATTATCTACTGTACTGTGCATCATCTCACTATCATCTCAGCTGCAGAGCAACGTTACGAACTCTCTCAATCTGGGGGGCTGTGTTTGTGTTACAACTGGAAAAGACACATTACTGTACTGTTTGTCAGAACAAGGGCAAGGGCCTCTATCTGATTTGACTTGTCATCATCGTGCTTTTACTGTATTCTTCTGTGGTTGTAGTCCAAACATGCATCCTTGGCAATAGAGGTCTTTCCTGCCCAGCTTTTCTCATCTCCCAATCCACCCCCAAGGTATACCCCACTGTGTTAACTGCCTTAATCTCCCATGGAGAGAGGGGCAtcatgggaggtgtgtgtgtttgtggacacTACACTGTGATTGGCTATCCTCCACTCATGGGGGTGAGACTATGATTTGCCTATGGCCCACAAACCAATGGGACAGGGCTGTAAGCACTTTCAGTTAGCCCAACCCAGGAGCAGCCATTTCTCTAGTGTAGCCTCTCTTTTTAT
Coding sequences within it:
- the cotl1 gene encoding coactosin-like protein; the encoded protein is MATRIDKEACREAYNLVRDDNTEINWAAFKYEGHMIVPAGQGTDYEEFKSQCTDDVRLFGFVRITTGDAMSKRAKFTLITWIGENVSGLQRAKISTDKTLVKDIVQNFAKEFMISDPRELEEDYIRTELKKAGGANYDAQGE